In Pseudomonas fluorescens, the following are encoded in one genomic region:
- the gbcB gene encoding glycine-betaine demethylase subunit GbcB, with translation MSNSFLNPVTTQTWANGRHIVRCVKVIQETWDVRTFCFMADQPILFFFKPGQFVTLELEIEGQPIMRSYTISSSPSVPYSFSVTIKRVPGGKVSNWLHDTLHEGQELAVHGPVGLFNAMDFTAPKVLYLSGGVGITPVMSMARWFYDTNGNVDMVFIHSARSPKDIIYHRELEHMASRIDNFSLHLICEKHGMGEPWAGYRGYLNHRMLELMAPDFLEREVFCCGPTPYMNAVKRLLEAAGFDMSRYHEESFGATPPEARADAVEHAEQAAEAPEVDVADLHQVEFTASGKSIRVAPGETVHAAAAKVGLMIPKACGMGICGTCKVLKLGGEVEMDHNGGITEEDEADGFILSCCSVPKGDVRIEY, from the coding sequence ATGTCCAACAGCTTCCTGAACCCGGTAACCACCCAGACCTGGGCCAATGGTCGACACATCGTCCGTTGCGTCAAAGTCATCCAGGAAACCTGGGATGTGCGCACCTTTTGCTTCATGGCCGACCAGCCGATCCTGTTCTTCTTCAAACCGGGGCAGTTTGTCACCCTGGAGCTGGAGATTGAAGGCCAGCCGATCATGCGTTCGTACACCATTTCCAGCTCGCCATCGGTGCCGTACAGCTTTTCGGTGACCATCAAGCGCGTGCCGGGCGGCAAGGTGTCCAACTGGCTGCACGACACCCTGCACGAAGGCCAGGAGCTGGCGGTGCACGGGCCGGTCGGGCTGTTCAATGCCATGGACTTTACCGCGCCGAAGGTGCTCTACCTCAGCGGCGGCGTTGGTATCACGCCGGTCATGTCCATGGCGCGCTGGTTCTATGACACCAACGGCAATGTCGACATGGTGTTTATCCACAGCGCCCGTTCGCCTAAAGACATCATTTACCACCGTGAGCTGGAACACATGGCGTCGCGGATCGACAACTTCAGCCTGCACCTGATCTGCGAGAAGCACGGTATGGGTGAGCCCTGGGCCGGTTATCGCGGTTACCTGAACCACAGAATGCTTGAATTGATGGCGCCGGACTTCCTTGAGCGCGAAGTATTCTGCTGCGGCCCGACACCGTATATGAATGCGGTCAAGCGCTTGCTGGAAGCCGCTGGCTTCGACATGTCGCGTTACCACGAAGAATCCTTCGGTGCGACCCCGCCAGAGGCGCGCGCTGACGCAGTGGAACACGCCGAACAAGCGGCCGAGGCACCGGAAGTCGACGTGGCGGACCTGCACCAGGTGGAGTTCACGGCGTCCGGCAAGAGCATTCGCGTGGCTCCGGGCGAGACCGTGCATGCCGCGGCGGCCAAGGTCGGCCTGATGATTCCGAAAGCCTGCGGCATGGGGATTTGCGGGACCTGCAAGGTGTTGAAGCTGGGTGGTGAGGTGGAGATGGATCACAACGGCGGGATCACCGAGGAAGACGAAGCGGATGGGTTCATCCTGTCGTGCTGCAGCGTGCCGAAAGGCGATGTGCGGATCGAATATTGA
- a CDS encoding low specificity L-threonine aldolase, with the protein MTDKSQQFASDNYSGICPEAWAAMEQANHGHQRAYGDDEWTARASDGFRKLFETDCEVFFAFNGTAANSLALSSLCQSYHSVICSETAHVETDECGAPEFFSNGSKLLIARTENGKLTPESIREVALKRQDIHYPKPRVVTLTQATEVGSVYTPDEIRAISATCKELGLNLHMDGARFSNACAFLGCTPADLTWKAGVDVLCFGGTKNGMAVGEAILFFNHKLAEDFDYRCKQAGQLASKMRFLSAPWVGILENDAWLKYANHANHCAQLLAELVSDIPGVELMFPVQANGVFLQLSEPAIAALTAKGWRFYTFIGNGGARFMCSWDTEQERVRELARDIREVMSH; encoded by the coding sequence ATGACCGATAAGAGCCAACAATTCGCCAGCGACAACTATTCCGGCATCTGCCCTGAAGCCTGGGCGGCCATGGAACAGGCCAACCACGGCCACCAGCGCGCATACGGCGACGACGAGTGGACCGCCCGCGCCTCCGACGGATTCCGCAAACTGTTCGAAACCGACTGCGAAGTGTTTTTTGCCTTCAACGGCACCGCCGCCAACTCGCTGGCGCTGTCGTCGCTGTGCCAGAGTTACCACAGCGTGATCTGCTCGGAAACCGCCCACGTCGAAACCGACGAATGCGGCGCCCCGGAATTCTTCTCCAACGGCTCCAAACTGCTGATCGCCCGCACTGAAAACGGCAAGCTGACCCCGGAATCGATCCGCGAGGTCGCGCTCAAGCGCCAGGACATCCACTACCCGAAACCCCGCGTCGTGACCCTGACCCAGGCCACCGAAGTCGGCAGCGTCTACACCCCGGACGAAATCCGCGCCATCAGCGCCACCTGCAAAGAGCTGGGCCTGAACCTGCACATGGACGGCGCACGCTTCTCCAACGCCTGCGCCTTCCTCGGCTGCACCCCGGCTGACCTGACCTGGAAGGCCGGCGTCGACGTGTTGTGTTTTGGCGGCACGAAAAACGGCATGGCGGTGGGTGAGGCGATTCTGTTCTTCAACCACAAACTGGCGGAAGACTTCGATTACCGCTGCAAGCAGGCCGGGCAGCTGGCTTCAAAGATGCGCTTCCTGTCGGCGCCGTGGGTCGGGATCCTGGAAAACGACGCCTGGCTCAAATACGCCAACCACGCCAACCACTGCGCGCAATTGCTCGCGGAGCTGGTCAGCGACATTCCCGGCGTGGAACTGATGTTCCCGGTACAGGCCAACGGCGTGTTCCTGCAACTGTCGGAACCGGCCATCGCCGCACTGACCGCCAAGGGTTGGCGCTTCTACACCTTCATCGGCAACGGCGGCGCACGCTTCATGTGCTCGTGGGATACCGAGCAAGAGCGCGTGCGGGAATTGGCTCGGGATATCCGCGAAGTGATGTCCCACTAA
- a CDS encoding electron transfer flavoprotein subunit beta — protein MSTKIISLVSIGAHPTSGRPRRAEQDARAVELGLQLAGDNLQVLHAGDIAEPALRAYLGMGLEQLHVLEQPQGADALPALTDYLRDAGAQVVLTGSQAETGEGSGMLPFLLAESLGWPLVVGLAQVESIDGGSALVLQALPRGQRRRLKVRLPFLATVDNAAPKPRQSAYGPARRGVLQAQDVEVIDDELLAVATLQPAKPRPKRLKVIKAKSGADRMKAATAKASGGGGQVLKGVTAQAGAEAILKLLIEEGVVR, from the coding sequence ATGAGCACGAAAATCATCAGCCTGGTGTCCATCGGCGCCCACCCGACCTCCGGTCGGCCGCGTCGCGCGGAGCAGGATGCGCGGGCGGTTGAACTGGGCCTGCAACTGGCTGGGGATAACCTGCAAGTGCTGCATGCCGGCGACATTGCCGAGCCTGCATTGCGCGCTTACCTGGGCATGGGGCTTGAGCAACTGCATGTGCTGGAGCAACCCCAAGGCGCCGACGCGCTACCGGCACTGACCGACTATTTGCGCGATGCCGGGGCGCAGGTGGTGTTGACCGGCAGCCAGGCGGAAACCGGTGAAGGCTCGGGCATGCTGCCCTTCCTGCTGGCCGAAAGCCTGGGCTGGCCGCTGGTGGTGGGGCTGGCGCAGGTCGAGTCCATCGATGGCGGTTCGGCGCTGGTGCTGCAAGCCTTGCCCCGTGGTCAACGCCGTCGCCTGAAGGTACGCCTGCCGTTTCTGGCGACGGTGGATAACGCCGCCCCCAAGCCTCGGCAGAGCGCTTACGGCCCGGCCCGACGCGGCGTGCTGCAAGCGCAGGACGTCGAGGTCATCGACGATGAACTGCTCGCGGTCGCCACCCTGCAACCGGCCAAGCCACGGCCCAAGCGCCTGAAGGTGATCAAGGCCAAGAGCGGTGCCGACCGCATGAAAGCCGCGACGGCCAAGGCCAGTGGCGGTGGCGGGCAGGTGCTCAAGGGTGTCACGGCGCAAGCCGGGGCCGAGGCCATCCTCAAATTGCTGATTGAAGAAGGTGTGGTCCGCTAA
- a CDS encoding NAD(P)-dependent oxidoreductase encodes MSLQGKTLFITGASRGIGREIALRAARDGANIVIAAKSAEPHPKLPGTIFSVAREVEAAGGKALALQVDVREEDAVREALAQANEHFGSIDALINNAGAIKLTGVQHLELKRFDLMHQINTRAVLLCSQAALPYLKKSGGHILNLSPPLNLATKWFAQYSPYTVTKYGMSMLTLGMSEEFKNYGISVNSLWPQTMIATAAIEFQLGSRESFKHARLPAIMADAAHVILSSANRSLTGRLLIDEEILRENGVTEFEHYRFAPDSSDKLMTDLFID; translated from the coding sequence ATGTCATTGCAAGGCAAAACCCTGTTCATCACCGGTGCCAGCCGCGGCATCGGCCGCGAGATTGCGCTGCGGGCCGCACGCGATGGGGCCAACATTGTGATCGCCGCCAAAAGTGCCGAACCCCACCCCAAGCTGCCGGGCACGATTTTCAGCGTGGCCCGGGAAGTGGAAGCCGCAGGCGGCAAGGCGCTGGCCTTGCAGGTGGATGTACGTGAAGAGGATGCCGTACGTGAGGCGCTGGCCCAGGCCAACGAACATTTCGGCAGTATCGATGCACTGATCAACAACGCCGGGGCGATCAAGCTGACCGGGGTCCAGCACCTCGAACTCAAGCGCTTCGACCTGATGCACCAGATCAACACCCGCGCCGTCTTGCTGTGCAGCCAGGCTGCGTTGCCGTACCTGAAGAAGTCCGGCGGCCACATCCTCAACCTGTCACCGCCGCTGAACCTGGCCACCAAGTGGTTCGCCCAGTACAGCCCCTACACCGTTACCAAGTACGGCATGAGCATGCTGACTTTGGGCATGAGTGAGGAATTCAAGAACTACGGGATCAGCGTCAACTCGCTGTGGCCACAGACGATGATCGCCACCGCCGCCATCGAGTTTCAGCTGGGGTCGAGGGAATCGTTCAAGCATGCGCGCCTGCCGGCGATCATGGCCGATGCCGCCCATGTGATTCTGAGCAGCGCAAACCGCAGCCTGACCGGGCGTTTGCTGATTGATGAGGAGATTCTGCGGGAAAACGGTGTAACGGAGTTCGAACACTATCGGTTCGCGCCGGACAGCAGCGACAAGTTGATGACGGATCTGTTTATTGACTAA
- a CDS encoding TraX family protein — protein sequence MHVTMHKNMHKNMHKAMHLKPRDGALDLLKWLALLSMVLDHLRYVGYSADLLYVPGRLAFPWFCLAMAANLARKPVVVNAGQWRYLGWLLLFSAVSEIPYRMYIPNPDTLNVLPTLALGLLVIRGWQQPVLASRLLAVGAVLLAGFFSQRLMFGFFGVLLPLAMLLVLQRPWYFALLAGLVCLAGNQWQVLYYAARLGNVAAIPAIVMCLIAPWLGLFLLRHAKDVNPPPMRRWAYALYPLHFLVLLAVRQVIA from the coding sequence ATGCACGTGACTATGCACAAGAACATGCACAAGAACATGCACAAGGCCATGCACTTAAAGCCGCGCGACGGGGCACTGGATCTGCTCAAGTGGCTGGCGCTGTTGAGTATGGTGCTCGATCACCTGCGATATGTCGGTTATTCCGCCGATCTGTTGTATGTGCCGGGGCGTTTGGCGTTTCCGTGGTTCTGCCTGGCGATGGCGGCCAATCTGGCGCGCAAGCCTGTTGTGGTGAACGCTGGGCAATGGCGCTATCTGGGCTGGTTGTTGCTGTTTAGTGCGGTGAGTGAAATTCCTTACCGGATGTACATTCCCAATCCCGACACCTTGAACGTGTTGCCCACCCTTGCCCTGGGCTTGCTGGTGATTCGTGGCTGGCAGCAGCCGGTGCTTGCGTCGCGCCTGCTGGCCGTTGGCGCGGTGCTGCTGGCAGGGTTTTTCTCCCAGCGATTGATGTTCGGGTTCTTTGGCGTGCTGTTGCCGCTGGCGATGCTGCTGGTACTGCAGCGGCCCTGGTACTTCGCGCTGTTGGCGGGGTTGGTGTGCCTGGCGGGCAATCAGTGGCAGGTGCTGTATTACGCGGCTCGCCTGGGCAATGTCGCGGCGATTCCGGCCATCGTCATGTGCCTGATTGCGCCATGGCTCGGGCTGTTCTTGTTGCGACATGCAAAGGACGTAAATCCACCACCGATGCGGCGCTGGGCGTATGCGCTGTATCCCTTGCATTTCCTGGTGTTGCTCGCAGTGCGACAGGTCATCGCCTGA
- a CDS encoding retropepsin-like aspartic protease: MKTIALLALLALAMWLYTGLISAAQTKVPMAPAEADQDFYRWIDSEQGRSASLAQLRLQCDKVLDADRHLSCSVTVFARMLEAKVANQLPEYYLAIKARHAQAIAANAYLKPLFSTFGSKSLAVLAATGDFSVSGSVRHEVLPLHPYADDFYIAEQVLPFIEVGAANGVSARFVLDTGAPQTRVNIDTAKQMGIKLLPDAFYRYSTFYGEKGLAARLGILRSLKVGTREFRNILVFVSDRDNLLGLDLISKLGRLKITSGTLELNPPPATRCDASIVISRLDLNQRLVVAAQLDRRATQAIIDTGNVDYLTASSPGRQLSVVQALTPGSSSVSTNDNKRFQRFDGVLALQGNTMAVTYKYYPGFTIPPSLIAGQYVPSILLGWRAFKDFELNLDLDSGRSCLNKI; encoded by the coding sequence ATGAAGACTATCGCTCTTCTGGCGCTCCTTGCATTGGCCATGTGGCTATACACAGGATTGATCTCTGCTGCCCAGACAAAAGTGCCCATGGCACCGGCTGAGGCTGATCAGGATTTTTATCGCTGGATAGACTCCGAACAGGGGCGCAGCGCGTCCCTGGCGCAACTGCGGCTACAGTGCGACAAGGTACTGGATGCCGATAGACACCTCAGCTGTTCAGTGACGGTCTTCGCCAGAATGCTCGAAGCCAAGGTCGCCAACCAACTCCCCGAATACTATCTGGCGATCAAGGCCAGGCATGCCCAGGCGATTGCGGCCAACGCCTATCTGAAGCCCCTGTTCTCCACCTTTGGCAGCAAATCACTGGCTGTCCTGGCGGCGACCGGCGATTTCTCGGTCAGCGGTTCGGTGCGGCATGAGGTGCTGCCGCTCCATCCGTATGCCGACGACTTCTACATCGCTGAACAAGTGCTGCCATTTATCGAGGTCGGCGCGGCCAATGGTGTCTCGGCGCGTTTTGTACTGGACACCGGCGCACCGCAAACCAGGGTCAACATCGACACTGCGAAACAGATGGGCATCAAGTTGTTGCCCGATGCTTTTTATCGCTACAGCACGTTTTATGGCGAAAAGGGCTTGGCCGCGAGGCTGGGAATTCTCCGGTCGTTGAAAGTCGGCACCCGCGAGTTCAGGAACATCCTGGTCTTTGTCAGCGACCGGGACAATCTGTTGGGGCTGGATCTGATCAGCAAGCTGGGGCGCTTGAAGATAACCAGCGGAACACTGGAGCTGAATCCGCCGCCTGCCACACGCTGTGATGCGTCGATTGTCATTAGCCGCCTGGATCTCAATCAACGGTTGGTGGTGGCCGCACAGCTGGATCGTCGGGCAACGCAGGCCATCATCGATACCGGAAATGTCGATTACCTGACGGCCTCGTCGCCCGGCAGGCAGCTCAGCGTTGTGCAGGCGCTGACACCCGGAAGCTCGAGCGTTTCCACCAACGACAACAAGCGTTTCCAACGCTTCGACGGCGTATTGGCCCTGCAAGGCAACACCATGGCGGTCACCTACAAATACTACCCGGGCTTTACCATCCCACCGTCGCTGATAGCAGGGCAATACGTCCCGTCGATATTGCTCGGATGGCGCGCTTTCAAAGACTTTGAATTGAACCTGGATCTGGATTCAGGTCGCTCATGCCTCAATAAAATCTGA
- a CDS encoding electron transfer flavoprotein subunit alpha/FixB family protein, with protein MSDIIRRDPRAEWIARNRLHPLHAAMQPAQHSWMGPNGVIRKNPHGIGFIGPNGIKRIDRSGAQQGGATKRSAAVEVQLPLHQVAAPAFYISVVPDMVGGRLSSHDRDLLGLAHQLAGKDGAVLAVVFGEHKENAFATAGVDRLLVLEGEEFNGYAPEQRVQGLRAVDNQFSPRHWLLPDSRSGGGELGRRFAAALGERPATRVWQVKDQECIGRAGAGLQDLARPLARLILAAVECAEPVSETRHEALPVELSTTVARSLSRIEDLGAVAVDPAAIPMAEAEFIFSGGNGVKDWGLFHRTAEALGATEGASRVAVDDGFMARDRQVGASGTWVTARVYVAVGISGAIQHLQGIGACDKVVAINLDPGCDMIKRADLSVIGESAEILQALIEAVEAYRNDAKRDAA; from the coding sequence ATGAGCGACATTATCCGCCGCGACCCTCGGGCCGAATGGATTGCCCGCAACCGTCTGCACCCGCTGCACGCGGCCATGCAACCGGCGCAACACAGCTGGATGGGGCCTAACGGCGTCATCCGCAAGAATCCCCATGGCATTGGCTTTATCGGCCCCAACGGCATCAAGCGCATCGACCGCAGCGGCGCTCAGCAGGGCGGGGCGACCAAACGCTCAGCCGCGGTTGAAGTGCAATTGCCGCTGCATCAAGTGGCTGCACCTGCGTTCTACATCAGCGTGGTGCCGGATATGGTCGGCGGCCGCTTGAGCAGCCACGACCGTGACTTGCTCGGCCTGGCCCATCAGCTGGCCGGCAAGGACGGCGCAGTGCTGGCCGTGGTGTTCGGCGAACACAAGGAAAACGCTTTCGCTACGGCGGGCGTCGACCGCCTGCTGGTGCTGGAAGGCGAAGAATTCAACGGTTATGCACCGGAACAACGGGTCCAGGGCCTGCGGGCTGTGGATAACCAGTTCAGCCCGCGTCACTGGTTGCTGCCGGACAGCCGCAGTGGCGGTGGTGAACTCGGCCGACGTTTTGCCGCAGCACTGGGCGAGCGCCCGGCCACGCGGGTCTGGCAGGTCAAGGATCAGGAGTGCATCGGCCGCGCTGGCGCGGGTCTGCAAGACCTTGCCCGGCCGCTGGCGCGTTTGATTCTGGCGGCTGTCGAGTGCGCCGAACCGGTCAGCGAAACCCGTCACGAAGCCTTGCCGGTGGAGTTATCCACAACCGTGGCGCGCAGCCTGTCGCGGATCGAAGATCTGGGCGCGGTGGCCGTCGATCCGGCGGCAATTCCCATGGCCGAAGCCGAGTTCATTTTCTCCGGCGGCAACGGGGTCAAGGACTGGGGACTTTTCCACAGGACAGCCGAAGCCCTCGGCGCGACCGAAGGCGCCTCGCGGGTGGCGGTGGACGACGGCTTCATGGCCCGCGACCGTCAGGTCGGCGCGTCCGGCACCTGGGTCACCGCACGGGTCTATGTGGCGGTGGGGATTTCCGGGGCGATCCAGCACCTGCAGGGCATTGGTGCCTGCGACAAGGTGGTGGCGATCAACCTCGACCCCGGCTGCGACATGATCAAGCGCGCGGATCTGTCGGTGATCGGCGAGAGCGCGGAGATTCTTCAAGCCTTGATCGAGGCGGTAGAGGCTTATCGCAACGACGCCAAGCGCGATGCGGCTTAA
- a CDS encoding GNAT family N-acetyltransferase produces MAVEFRSAVCADARAIARLFQISSEGASDYIWSQLSEPGQDLLDVGAIRYARDDVDFSYQNCLIAEAGGQVIGMMHSYVMRHDPLAVPTTDPVLAPYADMEVPDTLYISSLALHEGWRNRGLGVQFLAHAQERADQLGLNGLSLIDYAANTGARRFYERHGFGIIKTCQVTPHPMIRVIGDAYLMHRP; encoded by the coding sequence ATGGCAGTTGAATTTCGTTCGGCAGTGTGTGCAGACGCGCGCGCGATTGCGCGTCTGTTCCAGATTTCCTCAGAGGGCGCTTCGGATTACATCTGGAGCCAGTTATCCGAGCCCGGTCAGGACTTGCTGGATGTAGGTGCCATTCGATACGCCCGGGACGACGTGGATTTCTCCTACCAGAACTGCCTGATTGCCGAGGCCGGTGGTCAGGTCATTGGCATGATGCACAGCTACGTGATGCGCCACGATCCACTGGCGGTGCCGACGACCGACCCCGTACTGGCGCCTTACGCCGACATGGAGGTACCCGATACCCTGTACATCTCCAGCCTGGCCCTGCATGAAGGCTGGCGCAATCGAGGGCTGGGCGTGCAGTTTCTCGCCCATGCTCAAGAACGCGCCGACCAACTGGGGCTCAATGGCCTGAGCCTGATCGACTATGCCGCCAACACTGGCGCCCGGCGTTTTTACGAGCGGCACGGTTTCGGGATCATCAAGACCTGCCAGGTGACCCCCCATCCAATGATTCGCGTCATCGGTGACGCCTATCTTATGCACAGGCCCTGA
- the gbcA gene encoding glycine-betaine demethylase subunit GbcA, with protein sequence MDVTTTLSLGDPLEPARKATAQMLQERERTFSLPQPFYSDERLFDIDMQEIFQKEWLIAGMTCEIPTKGNYLTLQIGKNPIIVIRGAEGVVHAFHNVCRHRGSRLCTSDKGKVAKLVCHYHQWTYELDGRLLFAGTEMGADFDMNQYGLKPVNVKTAGGYIFISLADNPPAIDDFLSTLNHYMEPYDMENTKVAITTTLMEKANWKLVLENNRECYHCNASHPELLKTLLEWDDVTDPRADQAFKDHVAASAAAWEAEKIPYAHASFGLRNRIVRMPLLKGTVSMTMDGKQGCAKLMGRIKNPDLGSMRILHLPHSWNHCMGDHIIVFTVWPISAQETMVTTKWIVHKDAVEGVDYDVERMRQVWDATNDQDRRLAEENQRGINSTAYQPGPYSKTYEFGVVNFVDWYSERLLSNLGAEPAPYLKGVPVQG encoded by the coding sequence ATGGACGTCACTACTACCCTGAGCCTGGGCGATCCGCTGGAACCCGCACGCAAGGCCACCGCACAGATGCTGCAAGAGCGCGAGCGCACGTTCTCGCTGCCGCAGCCGTTTTACTCTGACGAACGCCTGTTTGATATCGACATGCAGGAAATCTTTCAGAAAGAGTGGTTGATCGCCGGCATGACCTGCGAGATCCCGACCAAGGGCAACTACCTGACCCTGCAGATCGGCAAGAACCCGATCATCGTCATTCGTGGAGCTGAAGGCGTGGTGCACGCGTTCCACAACGTCTGCCGCCACCGTGGCTCGCGCCTGTGCACCAGCGACAAGGGCAAGGTTGCCAAGCTAGTCTGCCACTACCACCAGTGGACCTACGAACTCGACGGCCGCCTGCTGTTCGCCGGCACCGAAATGGGCGCCGACTTCGACATGAACCAGTACGGCCTCAAGCCGGTGAACGTGAAGACCGCTGGCGGCTACATCTTCATCAGCCTGGCAGACAACCCGCCGGCCATCGATGACTTCCTGTCGACGCTCAACCATTACATGGAACCGTACGACATGGAAAACACCAAGGTGGCAATTACCACCACCTTGATGGAAAAGGCCAACTGGAAACTGGTGCTGGAAAACAACCGCGAGTGCTACCACTGCAACGCGTCGCACCCGGAACTGTTGAAAACCCTGCTGGAATGGGACGACGTCACCGACCCGCGCGCCGACCAGGCCTTCAAGGACCACGTAGCCGCCTCCGCCGCTGCCTGGGAAGCCGAGAAGATCCCTTACGCCCACGCCAGCTTCGGCCTGCGTAACCGCATCGTGCGCATGCCGCTGCTCAAGGGCACCGTGTCGATGACCATGGACGGCAAGCAGGGCTGCGCCAAGCTGATGGGCCGTATCAAGAACCCGGACCTGGGCTCGATGCGCATCCTGCACCTGCCGCACTCGTGGAACCACTGCATGGGCGACCACATCATCGTGTTCACCGTGTGGCCGATCAGCGCCCAGGAAACCATGGTCACCACCAAGTGGATCGTGCACAAGGACGCGGTCGAAGGCGTGGACTACGACGTGGAGCGCATGCGCCAGGTCTGGGACGCCACCAACGACCAGGACCGTCGCCTGGCCGAAGAGAACCAGCGCGGCATCAACTCCACCGCGTACCAGCCTGGGCCGTACTCCAAGACCTATGAGTTCGGCGTGGTGAACTTCGTGGACTGGTACAGCGAGCGTCTGCTGAGCAACCTGGGGGCCGAGCCTGCGCCGTACCTCAAAGGGGTTCCGGTTCAAGGCTAA